A portion of the Herpetosiphonaceae bacterium genome contains these proteins:
- a CDS encoding prenyltransferase/squalene oxidase repeat-containing protein produces MAIDIARAQVFVEKYGTPLERARLLGLLDPQRIDRVAPPAVAELLALQNPDGGFPFGLVAGRPSALSTTASTLYWLRDLKRSGSAEAQRALDFLSARQTPRGIWREQRSIQQFNPPLWSDPESTAADIYTTGLCAGALAVFADDDLTVDLAVNWLQTQQARDGLMAGFKAHSSWLTVPAFERIFGNEARATRRLIGGLGQILADEWPASMVAWMLQSLLDAGYTTRTALVDRAWHMLQQAQQPDGSFTGDDEEDSVVQTTLAAIDVALRFRRRGQA; encoded by the coding sequence ATGGCAATTGATATTGCGCGTGCGCAGGTCTTTGTCGAGAAGTATGGGACGCCTCTGGAGCGGGCGCGGCTGCTGGGCCTGCTCGATCCGCAGCGCATCGATCGGGTAGCGCCGCCCGCTGTCGCCGAGCTGCTCGCGCTGCAAAACCCGGACGGCGGCTTTCCCTTCGGCCTGGTTGCGGGGCGTCCCAGCGCGCTCTCGACAACGGCCTCGACGCTCTACTGGCTGCGCGATCTCAAGCGAAGCGGCAGCGCCGAGGCGCAGCGCGCGCTCGACTTTTTGAGCGCGCGGCAGACGCCGCGCGGCATCTGGCGTGAGCAGCGCAGCATTCAGCAGTTCAACCCACCACTCTGGAGCGATCCCGAATCGACGGCGGCGGATATTTACACCACCGGGCTCTGCGCAGGCGCGCTCGCGGTCTTCGCCGACGACGATCTGACGGTCGATCTTGCCGTCAACTGGCTCCAGACACAGCAGGCGCGCGATGGTCTGATGGCTGGCTTCAAAGCGCATAGCTCCTGGCTGACCGTGCCCGCGTTCGAGCGCATCTTCGGCAATGAGGCCCGCGCGACCCGGCGGCTGATCGGCGGATTGGGCCAGATCCTCGCCGACGAGTGGCCCGCCTCGATGGTGGCCTGGATGCTGCAATCGCTCCTGGACGCCGGCTATACCACCCGCACGGCACTGGTCGATCGCGCCTGGCACATGCTTCAGCAGGCGCAGCAGCCCGACGGATCGTTTACTGGCGATGACGAGGAGGATAGCGTCGTGCAGACCACGCTGGCCGCGATCGATGTGGCGCTGCGCTTTCGACGAAGGGGGCAAGCCTGA
- a CDS encoding RidA family protein yields MTTQRTVVSTDQAPGAIGPYSQAISTGDLVFCSGQLPMDPGSGQLITGSIEEQTRRVLDNLRAVLEAAGSSLKQVVKTTIFLADMNDFASVNAVYAEYFDQEPPARSTVQAARLPRDARVEIEAIALRG; encoded by the coding sequence ATGACCACCCAACGAACCGTTGTTAGCACCGACCAGGCCCCCGGCGCGATCGGGCCATACTCGCAGGCGATTAGCACCGGCGATCTTGTGTTTTGCTCGGGCCAACTGCCGATGGACCCCGGCAGCGGCCAGCTTATTACCGGCTCGATCGAAGAGCAGACCCGCCGTGTCCTCGACAATCTGCGCGCAGTGCTGGAGGCTGCCGGATCATCCTTGAAGCAGGTCGTCAAAACGACGATCTTTCTGGCGGACATGAACGATTTTGCCAGCGTCAACGCGGTCTACGCCGAGTATTTCGATCAGGAGCCGCCCGCGCGCTCGACGGTGCAGGCAGCGCGTCTGCCGCGTGACGCGCGGGTCGAGATCGAGGCCATCGCCCTGCGCGGCTAG
- a CDS encoding YraN family protein, whose translation MGDQRRAVGRQGEVLAAAYLQRKGYGIIATNWRCAAGEIDLITMDGPALVFVEVRTRRGSTAGLAEESVTRAKQRRLVRLAQRYLQNLDDARTPWLGPWRIDVVAIHIAPGTSGTQIRHLQHAVEDLES comes from the coding sequence ATGGGGGATCAGCGACGCGCCGTTGGGCGGCAGGGAGAGGTGCTTGCCGCAGCGTATTTGCAGCGCAAGGGATATGGTATCATCGCAACGAACTGGCGCTGCGCCGCCGGAGAGATCGATCTGATTACTATGGATGGCCCTGCGCTGGTCTTTGTCGAGGTTCGCACCCGGCGCGGAAGCACCGCCGGACTGGCCGAGGAGTCGGTGACGCGCGCCAAGCAGCGCCGTCTGGTGCGGCTCGCGCAGCGCTATTTGCAAAACCTGGACGATGCGCGCACGCCCTGGCTGGGGCCGTGGCGCATTGATGTGGTTGCCATTCATATAGCGCCGGGCACGTCCGGCACCCAGATTCGGCACCTGCAACACGCGGTTGAAGATCTTGAAAGCTAA